CAAATACATTGTTAATAATTTCTACTGGGGTGCCCATATTGTCGAAGGGGTTGAGTTTTAGTACCTTTGGGCTTTCAATGGAGGTAATGCCTTCATCAGCGTATTTCTCCAACAGGGCTTCGAGCACCGCGCGGGCTTGCTCGCCATACTTGGTGAAATAATTGCGTTTTTTAACGTTATTAGCGCGTTCTTGGCGGGTAAGTGGCGGTTGGTCGAAGGCGATATGGCAGATTAAATCAAAATCACCGTAGTCTTTACCGACGATTTTGGCGAGGTTTTCCAGTTCTATGCCGTATTCGGCCAACTCGTCAATAATGGCTTGCTTCTTTTTGGTGGTGTTCCACTTTTGCAGAAACTCATCTAACGAGGCATATTCTTTACGAATGTTTTTGCGGCTGTAGTCACGATAGGATTCGGTAACCATCTGGCCGTCTTCCCCCAGAAACTCGACGCGCTCCGAGAGAATGCTTACTTCCACGCCGCTGACGACTACTTTTTTAACCGTTTCGCTTCCGTCCTCTTCATCGCTGCCCTCTTCATCTTCGGTGGGCTCTGGATCTGGTGGTACTGGGTCGTCGTCGTCATCGGGTTCGTAAATAACCACCGGGTCGCCATCGAAATCCGGGTCTTTAAAGAGTTCGGTGGCTTTTTTGAAGTCCATAATGGTGAAGAAGTATTTGTTGTACTCTTCCTCAATACGTGTACCACGACCCACAATCTGTTTGAAGGTGGTCATGGAATTGATGGTTTTATCCAGCACAATGAGCTTGCAGGTTTTGGCATCGACTCCGGTGGTAAGCAGTTCTGAGGTGGTGGCAATAACCGGGTATTTGCTATCGGAATCGATAAAGTTATCCAGCTCGGCTTTGCCTTCCAGGCTGTCGCCGGTAATGCGCATTACGTATTTGCTGTTTTCCAGGGCCAAGGGGCCTGCGGCATTGACAATGGCTTTGCGCATACGTTCGGCGTGGTCGATATCTTCACAGAAGATAATGGTTTTAGAATAAGGATCGGTGGCATTGAGTAGTTTCATCACGCGCTTGGCCACCAGCTTGGTACGCTGGTTGAGCACCAATATGCGATCCATATCCGCCTGGTTGTATTCTCGCTGCTCTATGTCATTGCCCAGGTCATCCTTCATGCCTGGCGGTGGCGTCCAACCGTGAATATCTTTGTCTATATCAATACGCACCACTTTGTAGGGCGCAAGAAAGCCATCCTGTATGCCCTGCTTCAGGGTGTAGGTGTAAACGGGCTCGCCGAAGTAAGTGATGTTAGAGGCGTATTCGGTTTCTTTGGGTGTGGCTGTTAAGCCGAGTTGGATAGCACTGTCGAAATATTCGAGAATTTCCCGCCAGGCGGAATCGTCTTTAGCGCTGCCGCGATGGCACTCGTCGATTACGATGAGATCGAAGAAGTCGGATGTGACGTTTTTAAAGATTTTGTCTTCTTCATCCGGGCCTGTCATGGCCTGATATAAACCCAGGTATATTTCGTATGAGGGGTCGATTTTGCGGTTTTTGATTTTGGTCATGACTGGACCAAAGGGCTTGAAGTCATTGGTTAGGGTTTGATCGGCCAGAATGTTGCGATCCACCAAAAACAAAATACGCTTGGCCTTCTTGGCTTTCCACAACCGATAAATAATCTGGAATGTGGTGTAGGTTTTACCTGTACCCGTAGCCATAACGAGCAAGAGACGTTTCTGGCCCTTAGCCACCCGTTCTACTACGCGGTTAATGGCCTCTGCCTGGTAATAACGGGGCTCTTTGCCGCTGCCGTCGTCGTGGTAAGGTTCTTCGACCAGCTCTTCTTCATCGTCTTCAATCCCTCTAAAGGTTTTATAACGCACCCAGAGTTCATCTGGCGATGGGAAGCTTTCCAGGGGGAATTCGGTTTCTATCTCTTCACCGGGGCGCGGTACTTTGTTGTGTGAGGAAAAAGCATCGCCGTTGGAGCTAAAGGTGCTGGGGACTTCGAGAATATCAGCGTAGCCTAACGCTTGCTGCATACCTGCACTAACGGTGTGATTGTTGTCTTTGGCTTCGACAACCGCAATGGGTACGCCTTTTTCCCGTTGCAGCACATAGTCGGCAAATTTCTTTTTCTTTTTATTGCGTGAAGACAAATTGCCACGCACCACGACCGGGCCAGGAGTAAGGGTAACTTCGCGGCGGATTTGCGTCATTTCATCCCAGCCTGCATTGCGTATGGCTGGGGTGATAAATTTGGCTTTGATATCCGCTTCGCTGAGTTCTTTTTTTTCTTTTTTGTCCATACATTTAGCCAGCTAAGATGGAGCGTTAATTGTATTGCAACATGGGGGACTTGCTTTTTCTACTTATAGATCTCGATTAGCTGTCGTGAGACGCTTGGGTCAGCTTGAATCATTTGGCTTCCTTCTGTTTTGCTTGTTCGATCCACTTCTCCATATCTGCCCGCTTAAACCGCCAGCTACTCCCAAGCTATTAATCTTCGTTAAAAAAATCCGTATCAATCGCTTTAATTTCATAGGTTTCCTTCACCGATACCCCAAGATTGTGTTTGATCATAAGCGCTGCGAGCTTAACGCCATCAATTAAAATAATTTTTTTCTGAATCATGCCCACGTACTCCAACGCACCCTTGCTGAATTTGGAGGTGGTGATAAATACCCCTTTATGAGCACGCTGCATATCCAAAGCCCCAGAGAAGGCTTGAATGGCTTCGCGACCAACGGTGTTGTCTTTGTAGCGTTTCGCTTGCAGGTAGATGGTTTCCAAGCCCAGCGGATCTTCATTTATTAAACCATCGATACCACCATCGGCCGAGTATTGGGTAGCCCTACCCGATTCTTCACTCCAACCACCGTACCCCATCGCTAACATCAGTTTTACAACCAGCTCTTCGAAGAACTGCGGGGTTACTTTAAGCACGGTATCTAACACTTCTGTGGCCAATTCCGCATTGAACTGGCGGTAGGCTTGGTCCATGGCTTCTGTGGGTGTTTCTCTTGCGGTATCACTCACTGTGGCGCTAGATACGTCGTTACCCTGGCTGCTTGAATAGCTCATGTACTCCAGAAATTCCGGAAATTGTTTCAGGTACTCGTTATCCACTAGCGGCGGGTTCTGCTGAAGTACATTGGCACCACGCTCGGTAATGCGCATAAACCCGTGTTCCGGGGTTTCGATTAAACCCGCTTTTTTTAAGTAGGTGCGTGCCCAGCCAACGCGGTTATTAAATATGGCTTGCTTACCACTGGGGAGCAGTTGGCTGCGCTCTTCTTCTGTTAGGTTTAAGGTATCAGCAAGCATTTGCACCAGGTCTCGGGTGCGGCGTGCCTGGCCATCGCCAAGGGCCCGAAGCAGAGGGTGCATTAAAGATTGATAGACTGGAATCACGGCGCTTCTCTGTTTGTTGTTATTCCGTAAACAATATGCCAAAAACTGCTCTTTCTCAAGGCGAAAACTTTTGATAAATCAATGGATTAGCGCTTTAGCAGGATCTCTCTAGGTTAACACGCCTGACAGTTGATATACACGCCAAACCTGTAATTCATTAATAAAACTAAGAAAGCTCTGAAATCTGAATGCTGGGTAGTCCGTGATAAAGGAATGCCGCGCTTGCATCGTATACACTTTTGCAATGGCGAAAATCGCATCGCCATCCCTGTATCCAGTTTTACAGATAGCTAGAATGGCGTCTTTGGAAGAATATGAATAATTTAAAGCCAGGACAATAACCATGCAGCGACACCTTGCGATACAACTTTGCTGTACTCTGCTTATTATCAGCGCCTGTTCGGCCGATTCCGGCACGGTATCGTCGCTGAAACCTGCAGCTGCCGTATCATGCGAAATCCCCGAAAATGCATTTTCCAATCTTCCCACAGAGGCTCTGGTGGGTTCTGATCTAGCGCCGATGAGCAATTTCAAACCAAAATCGGGAACAGCAGAATTAAACGCAACGTACCGCTTGGAAATGGGCGGTGCGATAATTTCGGTTGCGAGCATACAAGTTAAAGAAACGCTTCAGCTGGATCGTAAGTACGCAGAGCCTGGAATGCCCCCAGAGGGAAAAATCTATGATTCGACGTGCTTAAACGGAAATAAATTATTTAGCAAGAATTTACGAGCAATAATTACCGATGACGGATTGCTCTGGTTAGAGCTGGATATCCAAAGTAATTTTAT
The DNA window shown above is from Alteromonadaceae bacterium 2753L.S.0a.02 and carries:
- a CDS encoding type I restriction enzyme R subunit, with product MDKKEKKELSEADIKAKFITPAIRNAGWDEMTQIRREVTLTPGPVVVRGNLSSRNKKKKKFADYVLQREKGVPIAVVEAKDNNHTVSAGMQQALGYADILEVPSTFSSNGDAFSSHNKVPRPGEEIETEFPLESFPSPDELWVRYKTFRGIEDDEEELVEEPYHDDGSGKEPRYYQAEAINRVVERVAKGQKRLLLVMATGTGKTYTTFQIIYRLWKAKKAKRILFLVDRNILADQTLTNDFKPFGPVMTKIKNRKIDPSYEIYLGLYQAMTGPDEEDKIFKNVTSDFFDLIVIDECHRGSAKDDSAWREILEYFDSAIQLGLTATPKETEYASNITYFGEPVYTYTLKQGIQDGFLAPYKVVRIDIDKDIHGWTPPPGMKDDLGNDIEQREYNQADMDRILVLNQRTKLVAKRVMKLLNATDPYSKTIIFCEDIDHAERMRKAIVNAAGPLALENSKYVMRITGDSLEGKAELDNFIDSDSKYPVIATTSELLTTGVDAKTCKLIVLDKTINSMTTFKQIVGRGTRIEEEYNKYFFTIMDFKKATELFKDPDFDGDPVVIYEPDDDDDPVPPDPEPTEDEEGSDEEDGSETVKKVVVSGVEVSILSERVEFLGEDGQMVTESYRDYSRKNIRKEYASLDEFLQKWNTTKKKQAIIDELAEYGIELENLAKIVGKDYGDFDLICHIAFDQPPLTRQERANNVKKRNYFTKYGEQARAVLEALLEKYADEGITSIESPKVLKLNPFDNMGTPVEIINNVFGGKANYENALQELEQQLFDQADFGNK
- a CDS encoding restriction system protein — its product is MIPVYQSLMHPLLRALGDGQARRTRDLVQMLADTLNLTEEERSQLLPSGKQAIFNNRVGWARTYLKKAGLIETPEHGFMRITERGANVLQQNPPLVDNEYLKQFPEFLEYMSYSSSQGNDVSSATVSDTARETPTEAMDQAYRQFNAELATEVLDTVLKVTPQFFEELVVKLMLAMGYGGWSEESGRATQYSADGGIDGLINEDPLGLETIYLQAKRYKDNTVGREAIQAFSGALDMQRAHKGVFITTSKFSKGALEYVGMIQKKIILIDGVKLAALMIKHNLGVSVKETYEIKAIDTDFFNED